In Promicromonospora sp. Populi, one genomic interval encodes:
- a CDS encoding sugar ABC transporter substrate-binding protein, with protein MTTTTSRGSRRTRRTVAGLAAAVALGVAGCAGTPVAATDGTVNLTYWMWDANQLPGYQACATDFEAANPGISISVEQYGWADYWTQLTATMVAESAPDVFVDHTQQFGKFADLDQILDISDQVAASDLDLSSYQDGLVDLWRGQEGGLYGMPKDWDTVGLFFNADMVADAGYAPEDLWELEWNPEDGGTFEEFVAHMTVDANGVRGDEPGFDKDDVAVYGMGYNESGGGYGQAQWAPFALSNGWSYSDQNPWPTEFRYDDPALIETITWYRSLIEKGYMPSLAIATSGVGAQASLGSGLYASLVEGSWNARSISELGGATFQVAPTPIGPTGERGTVFNGLSDAIYAGTPHPEEAWAWVEYLAGADCQLRVAEEARVFPANKEATERAVEAFQELGVDADAFFVQVREGTTTLSPVTDRWAELGTIMVPAMDSVLSFQTEPDSFVAANERVNQMLDQ; from the coding sequence ATGACGACGACGACAAGCAGAGGCAGCCGCAGGACCAGGCGCACCGTCGCCGGGCTCGCGGCCGCCGTCGCCCTTGGTGTGGCCGGCTGCGCGGGCACACCCGTCGCCGCCACGGACGGCACGGTGAACCTCACGTACTGGATGTGGGACGCCAACCAGCTCCCGGGCTACCAGGCGTGCGCCACCGACTTCGAGGCCGCCAACCCCGGCATCTCGATCAGCGTCGAGCAGTACGGCTGGGCCGACTACTGGACCCAGCTCACCGCCACGATGGTCGCCGAGAGTGCGCCTGACGTGTTCGTGGACCACACCCAGCAGTTCGGCAAGTTCGCAGACCTCGACCAGATCCTCGACATCTCCGACCAGGTCGCCGCCTCCGACCTCGACCTGTCCAGCTATCAGGACGGCCTCGTGGACCTGTGGCGCGGCCAGGAGGGCGGCCTGTACGGCATGCCGAAGGACTGGGACACGGTGGGCCTGTTCTTCAACGCGGACATGGTCGCCGACGCCGGATACGCCCCCGAGGACCTGTGGGAGCTGGAGTGGAATCCCGAGGACGGCGGCACCTTCGAGGAGTTCGTCGCCCACATGACGGTGGACGCCAACGGTGTGCGCGGTGACGAGCCCGGTTTCGACAAGGACGACGTCGCGGTCTACGGGATGGGCTACAACGAGTCCGGCGGCGGGTACGGCCAGGCCCAGTGGGCGCCGTTCGCGCTGAGCAACGGCTGGTCGTACTCCGACCAGAACCCGTGGCCCACCGAGTTCCGGTACGACGACCCGGCCCTGATCGAGACGATCACCTGGTACCGGTCCCTCATCGAGAAGGGCTACATGCCGTCGCTGGCGATCGCGACGTCGGGCGTCGGCGCCCAGGCATCGCTCGGCTCGGGGTTGTACGCCTCCCTGGTCGAGGGCTCGTGGAACGCCCGGTCGATCAGCGAGCTCGGCGGGGCCACCTTCCAGGTGGCACCGACCCCGATCGGGCCGACGGGGGAGCGGGGCACGGTCTTCAACGGGCTGTCGGACGCGATCTACGCCGGCACCCCGCACCCCGAGGAGGCGTGGGCCTGGGTCGAGTACCTGGCCGGCGCCGACTGCCAGCTCCGGGTGGCGGAGGAAGCCCGGGTCTTCCCTGCGAACAAGGAGGCCACCGAACGTGCGGTGGAGGCCTTCCAGGAGCTCGGCGTGGACGCCGATGCCTTCTTCGTGCAGGTGAGAGAAGGCACGACGACGCTGTCCCCGGTCACCGACCGGTGGGCGGAGCTGGGGACGATCATGGTGCCCGCCATGGACTCGGTGCTGTCCTTCCAGACCGAGCCGGACAGCTTCGTGGCCGCCAACGAGCGCGTAAATCAGATGCTCGACCAGTAG
- a CDS encoding NAD(P)-dependent alcohol dehydrogenase — MLTVNAYAALSATEPLAPTTIERRDVGPKDVLIEIRYAGVCHSDIHAVRGEWGQLTYPQVVGHEIAGIVAEVGSEVTRYAVGDRVGVGCMVNSCRKCENCLAGLENYCLAGFTATYTGLDRDGTITQGGYSTHVVVVEDFVLRIPDAISLEKAAPLLCAGITTYSPLAHWNAGPGKKVAVVGLGGLGHLAVKVAHAMGAEVTVLSRTLAKQDDGLAFGAADYRATADPDTFTELANTFDLIINTVSANIDVDAYLSLLRLDGTLVSVGAAPEPLPVSVVSLVGNRRSFTGSTIGSISETQEMLDFCAEHSIVPETELIAAKEINEAFDRVLSSDVRYRFVIDIATLA; from the coding sequence GTGCTTACAGTCAATGCTTACGCCGCCCTGTCCGCTACCGAACCGCTTGCGCCGACCACCATCGAGCGCCGTGACGTGGGTCCGAAGGACGTACTGATCGAGATCCGGTACGCCGGGGTGTGCCACTCCGACATCCACGCCGTGCGCGGCGAATGGGGTCAGCTCACCTACCCGCAAGTGGTCGGGCACGAGATCGCCGGGATCGTCGCCGAGGTCGGGTCCGAGGTCACGCGGTACGCCGTCGGCGACCGGGTCGGCGTCGGCTGCATGGTGAACTCCTGCCGCAAGTGCGAGAACTGCCTGGCCGGCCTGGAGAACTACTGCCTCGCGGGCTTCACGGCTACGTACACCGGCCTCGACCGGGACGGCACGATCACGCAGGGCGGCTACTCCACGCACGTGGTGGTCGTCGAGGACTTCGTGCTGCGGATCCCGGACGCGATCTCGCTGGAGAAGGCAGCGCCGCTGCTGTGCGCGGGGATCACCACCTACTCCCCGCTGGCGCACTGGAACGCGGGGCCCGGCAAGAAGGTCGCCGTCGTCGGACTGGGTGGCCTTGGCCACCTCGCCGTCAAGGTCGCGCACGCCATGGGTGCCGAGGTGACCGTGCTCTCGCGGACGCTCGCCAAGCAGGACGACGGTCTGGCCTTCGGCGCCGCCGACTACCGTGCGACGGCCGACCCGGACACCTTCACGGAGCTGGCGAACACGTTCGACCTGATCATCAACACCGTGTCCGCGAACATCGATGTCGACGCCTACCTCTCGCTGCTGCGCCTGGACGGCACGCTGGTCAGCGTGGGCGCGGCCCCCGAACCGCTGCCGGTATCGGTGGTCTCCCTGGTCGGCAACCGGCGCTCCTTCACCGGGTCGACCATCGGCTCGATCAGCGAGACCCAGGAGATGCTCGACTTCTGCGCCGAGCACTCGATCGTGCCGGAGACCGAGCTGATCGCCGCCAAGGAGATCAACGAGGCCTTCGACCGGGTGCTGAGCTCCGACGTGCGCTACCGGTTCGTGATCGACATCGCGACGCTGGCCTGA
- a CDS encoding LLM class F420-dependent oxidoreductase: MDLGLHYFTFTHPEWETTLADRLTETAQIADEGGVNLLTVMDHWFQMLQAGGPHEPMLEGYTSLGYLAGVTKNVRLSLLVTGVTYRHPGLLAKTVSTLDVLSRGRALLGIGAAWYDREHAGLGVPFPPTAERFERLEETLQIVRQMWSDNDGAFEGKHYQLAETINLPQPPRGTVPVLVGGGGERKTLRLVAEYAQACNLFGAPGDEALENVRHKLEVLREHCDRLGTDYDAIEKTMIYQGDATGDVDAFLKDMERYKALGISLVNQMPTPYQNPVPWATGLVEKVVPRLNEV, from the coding sequence ATGGATCTTGGGCTGCACTACTTCACCTTTACCCACCCGGAGTGGGAGACCACTCTGGCCGATCGGCTCACCGAGACCGCGCAGATCGCCGACGAGGGCGGCGTCAACCTGCTGACGGTCATGGACCACTGGTTCCAGATGCTCCAGGCGGGCGGCCCGCACGAGCCGATGCTGGAGGGGTACACCTCGCTCGGGTACCTCGCCGGCGTGACCAAGAACGTGCGGCTGAGCCTGCTCGTCACGGGTGTCACCTACCGGCACCCCGGCCTGCTGGCCAAGACGGTCTCCACGCTGGACGTGCTCTCGCGCGGCCGCGCGCTGCTGGGGATCGGGGCGGCCTGGTACGACCGGGAGCACGCCGGCCTCGGCGTGCCGTTCCCGCCGACGGCGGAGCGGTTCGAGCGCCTGGAGGAGACCCTGCAGATCGTCCGGCAGATGTGGTCGGACAACGACGGCGCGTTCGAGGGCAAGCACTACCAGCTCGCGGAGACGATCAACCTGCCGCAGCCGCCGCGCGGCACCGTCCCGGTCCTGGTCGGCGGGGGCGGGGAACGCAAGACGCTGCGTCTGGTCGCCGAGTACGCGCAGGCCTGCAACCTGTTCGGCGCCCCGGGCGACGAGGCGCTGGAGAACGTGCGGCACAAGCTGGAGGTGCTGCGCGAGCACTGCGACCGCCTCGGCACCGACTACGACGCCATCGAGAAGACGATGATCTACCAGGGCGACGCGACCGGTGATGTCGACGCGTTCCTGAAGGACATGGAGCGGTACAAGGCCCTCGGCATCAGCCTCGTCAACCAGATGCCCACGCCCTACCAGAACCCGGTGCCGTGGGCCACGGGGCTCGTCGAGAAGGTCGTGCCGCGCCTGAACGAGGTCTGA
- a CDS encoding glycoside hydrolase family 125 protein: protein MATVTPTRLDPAVATTLRAAADRVRARAGARVGDMVEEALLRTLTDTITMGADGTAFVITGDIPAMWLRDSTTQLTPYLRFLGSCPPLADLVAAVVRRQLACLDHDPYANAFNDGPTGAHYAPDDVCDDPHVWEQKYEIDSLAYPVTLAHTLWRTTGRTDVFDERAHRVLRTIVRQLRVEQDHDTSAYRFQRDIDIPTETLARDGRGTAIGRTGMTWSAFRPSDDACTYGYNIPANLFAAQALLAIGEIAAAVFDDAALAADARALSGELVAGVAKFGVVDADGGNAIYAYEVDGLGSALLMDDANTPSLLSLPLIAPDVYDEGVWRATRDFVLSPANPYYFTGTTANGVGSPHTEPGRVWPIALVVEALTGTPEDRVRTLDLLARADGGTGRMHESFDASDPTAFSRPWFSWADSMFCELALVVADEAAPEG from the coding sequence ATGGCAACTGTGACCCCCACCCGCCTCGACCCCGCCGTCGCGACGACGCTCCGCGCAGCCGCCGACCGGGTACGCGCCAGAGCGGGCGCCCGCGTCGGCGACATGGTCGAGGAGGCGCTGCTGCGCACCCTCACGGACACCATCACGATGGGCGCGGACGGCACGGCGTTTGTCATCACCGGCGACATTCCCGCGATGTGGCTGCGGGACTCCACCACCCAGCTCACGCCCTACCTGCGGTTCCTCGGCTCGTGCCCGCCGCTGGCCGACCTGGTCGCCGCGGTCGTGCGCCGTCAGCTCGCCTGCCTCGACCACGACCCGTACGCGAACGCCTTCAACGACGGGCCCACGGGTGCCCACTACGCGCCCGACGACGTGTGCGACGACCCGCACGTCTGGGAGCAGAAGTACGAGATCGACAGCCTCGCCTACCCCGTCACGCTCGCGCACACGCTCTGGCGCACGACGGGCCGCACCGACGTGTTCGACGAGCGCGCGCACCGGGTGCTGCGGACGATCGTGCGGCAGCTGCGGGTCGAGCAGGACCACGACACGTCCGCGTACCGGTTCCAGCGGGACATCGACATCCCCACCGAGACGCTGGCGCGGGACGGCCGCGGCACCGCGATCGGCCGCACGGGCATGACGTGGAGCGCTTTCCGCCCCTCCGACGACGCCTGCACCTACGGCTACAACATCCCGGCGAACCTGTTCGCGGCGCAGGCGCTGCTCGCGATCGGCGAGATCGCCGCCGCGGTGTTCGACGACGCCGCGCTGGCCGCCGACGCGCGGGCGCTCTCTGGCGAGCTGGTCGCGGGCGTCGCGAAGTTCGGCGTCGTCGACGCCGACGGCGGGAACGCCATCTATGCCTACGAGGTTGACGGCCTCGGCAGCGCGCTGCTGATGGACGACGCGAACACGCCGTCGCTGCTGTCGCTCCCGCTGATCGCCCCCGACGTGTACGACGAGGGGGTCTGGCGCGCGACCCGCGATTTTGTGCTCAGCCCCGCCAACCCGTACTACTTCACGGGCACGACGGCGAACGGCGTGGGCAGCCCGCACACCGAGCCGGGCCGGGTCTGGCCGATCGCGCTGGTGGTCGAAGCGCTCACCGGCACGCCCGAGGACCGGGTCCGCACCCTGGACCTCCTGGCCCGGGCCGACGGAGGCACGGGGCGCATGCACGAGTCGTTCGACGCCTCGGACCCGACGGCCTTCTCCCGGCCGTGGTTCTCGTGGGCGGACTCGATGTTCTGCGAGCTCGCCCTCGTTGTGGCGGACGAGGCGGCTCCGGAGGGCTAG
- a CDS encoding amidohydrolase family protein, translated as MNDDGRTTGDLLLRGGLIVDGSGAAPATGDVLVRAGRIAGVGGRIDADGVRVIDADGLAVAPGFIDMHAHSDLAVLADGAHLAKVTQGVTTEVVGQDGISYAPVTDSTMATVREQIAGWNGTPDGVDFAWRSVAEYLAEIDRRGSATNVAYLLPQGAIRMNVVGTGDERASAADLAEMRAQVDQGMREGAFGLSSGLTYVPGMFASTDELVALCEVVARHGGYYSPHQRSYGAGALAAYAEMVEVAERARCALHLTHATMNFPENRGRAGELLALVDRAIDAGVDVTLDTYPYLPGSTTLSALLPSRAAVGGPEATLARLRDADQRAWIAHEVEVIGSDGCHGVPVDWDTIEIAGVRDAALGDRVGRTVARIALDEARPPAEVFFDLLLADRLGTSILQHVGDEGNVREIMRHRRHTGGSDGILIGAKPHPRGSGTFPRYLGRYVREEGVLSLADMIVHLAARPAARLGLHDRGRVAEGLVADLVVFDPATVIDRATPDDPRRTADGIPWVLVGGTPVIEDGARTDVRPGRALRHGARAAVVPTTA; from the coding sequence ATGAACGACGACGGCCGGACAACCGGCGACCTGCTCCTGCGCGGCGGCCTCATCGTGGACGGGAGCGGCGCGGCCCCGGCGACCGGCGACGTCCTCGTGCGCGCGGGCCGTATCGCCGGTGTGGGCGGGCGCATCGACGCCGACGGCGTGCGGGTGATCGACGCCGATGGGCTGGCCGTCGCGCCCGGGTTCATCGACATGCACGCCCACTCCGACCTAGCGGTCCTGGCCGACGGCGCCCACCTCGCGAAGGTCACGCAGGGCGTCACCACCGAGGTGGTCGGGCAGGACGGCATCTCCTACGCGCCCGTCACCGACAGCACGATGGCGACCGTCCGCGAGCAGATCGCCGGCTGGAACGGGACGCCTGACGGGGTCGACTTCGCGTGGCGGTCCGTCGCGGAATACCTCGCGGAGATCGACCGGCGAGGCAGCGCCACGAACGTCGCCTACCTGCTGCCGCAGGGCGCCATCCGGATGAACGTGGTCGGCACCGGGGACGAGCGCGCCTCCGCGGCCGACCTCGCCGAGATGCGCGCCCAGGTGGACCAGGGCATGCGCGAGGGCGCGTTCGGCCTGTCGTCGGGTCTCACCTACGTGCCCGGTATGTTCGCCAGCACGGACGAGCTGGTCGCGCTCTGCGAGGTGGTCGCGCGGCACGGCGGCTACTACTCGCCGCACCAGCGGTCCTACGGCGCGGGGGCGCTCGCGGCCTACGCCGAGATGGTCGAGGTCGCCGAGCGCGCGCGGTGCGCGCTGCACCTCACGCACGCGACGATGAACTTTCCCGAGAACCGGGGGCGCGCGGGGGAGCTGCTCGCCCTGGTCGACCGGGCGATCGACGCGGGCGTGGACGTCACGCTCGACACGTACCCCTACCTGCCCGGTTCGACGACGCTCTCCGCTCTCCTGCCGAGCCGCGCGGCCGTCGGCGGACCCGAGGCGACGCTCGCGCGCCTGCGTGACGCCGACCAGCGGGCCTGGATCGCGCACGAGGTGGAGGTGATCGGCAGCGACGGCTGCCACGGCGTTCCCGTCGACTGGGACACCATCGAGATCGCGGGGGTGCGCGACGCCGCGCTCGGCGATCGGGTCGGCCGCACCGTCGCCCGGATCGCGCTCGACGAGGCGCGCCCGCCGGCCGAGGTGTTCTTCGACCTGCTGCTCGCCGACCGGCTCGGCACGAGCATCCTGCAGCACGTCGGCGACGAGGGGAACGTCCGCGAGATCATGCGGCACCGCCGGCATACCGGGGGGAGCGACGGCATCCTGATCGGCGCCAAGCCGCACCCCCGCGGTTCGGGCACGTTCCCGCGCTACCTCGGCCGCTACGTGCGCGAGGAGGGGGTGCTGTCGCTCGCCGACATGATCGTGCACCTCGCGGCCCGCCCCGCCGCGCGCCTCGGCCTGCACGACCGGGGCCGGGTCGCCGAGGGGCTCGTGGCCGACCTGGTCGTCTTCGACCCGGCCACCGTGATCGACCGCGCGACGCCGGACGACCCGCGCCGCACGGCTGACGGCATCCCCTGGGTCCTCGTGGGTGGGACGCCCGTGATCGAGGACGGCGCCCGCACCGACGTCCGCCCGGGCCGGGCCCTGCGCCACGGCGCGCGGGCCGCCGTCGTCCCGACGACCGCCTGA
- a CDS encoding DUF5808 domain-containing protein, with product MSKKHTQQAEHTARAGGGLKKAITLVAIALTVAAVVKELRKPEPEREWHGKIASVVPYELRVPTMERARERLWNPDAPSLVGPRVFGVGWSLNAGKAVAMAREKLGV from the coding sequence ATGTCGAAGAAGCACACCCAGCAGGCCGAGCACACTGCGCGCGCCGGCGGGGGGCTCAAGAAGGCGATCACGCTGGTTGCGATCGCGCTGACGGTCGCAGCCGTCGTCAAGGAGCTGCGGAAGCCCGAGCCGGAGCGTGAGTGGCACGGCAAGATCGCGTCGGTGGTCCCGTACGAGCTCCGGGTCCCGACCATGGAGCGCGCCCGCGAGCGGCTGTGGAACCCCGACGCCCCGAGCCTCGTGGGACCGCGCGTGTTCGGCGTGGGCTGGTCGCTGAACGCGGGCAAGGCCGTGGCGATGGCACGCGAGAAGCTCGGCGTCTGA
- a CDS encoding PH domain-containing protein, with translation MTGTETDPEGLVSEDVVPDDDAAWDRLDRRAALVGAIYTAGPTAGAALITGYWLAVGSSIGAALAWVLPPFVLIVAAGAASGEWMWRVTRFRVDAERFHVHTGVIWRKRLALRRERIRSVDLTADPVLRVLGVVTVRVGTGEHAGAEGTVTLWPLRRASAEALRATLLAHAARPAGPDAPADGTLVRFDRGWIRYAPLSFLTPTLGAAAAGGTLQVAEWFGMQERAIGIVGSWFGLAHFLVVTLALAVGLLIVGGVAALAIWVETWWNHTLDRQADGTLHVRRGLLTTRSISLEESRLRGVELVEPLAARLAGGARVDAVATGLSTSDEDKTESKTLLPVVPRELANQVAAAVLREPAAPPTSAPLTPHPTAALGRRLRWAIAVVVAAEVVLVALGAVLTPVLLHLAWITTLLLIPVAVLLAYDAYRALGHTLAGDYLVARSGTVRRATVALQRRGIVGWTVRQSIFQRRAGLITVLATTAAGTGAYAVYDAAEADGLALADAAVPGLLRPFLVGAPVRANAAADQANAE, from the coding sequence GTGACCGGAACCGAGACCGATCCAGAGGGCCTCGTCTCCGAGGACGTCGTTCCGGACGACGACGCCGCGTGGGACCGGCTGGACCGGCGGGCCGCCCTGGTCGGCGCCATCTACACCGCGGGCCCCACCGCGGGAGCGGCGCTCATCACGGGGTACTGGCTGGCCGTGGGTAGCTCGATCGGCGCGGCGCTCGCCTGGGTGCTGCCGCCGTTCGTGCTCATCGTGGCCGCCGGGGCGGCGTCGGGCGAGTGGATGTGGCGCGTCACCCGCTTCCGCGTCGACGCCGAACGGTTCCACGTGCACACCGGCGTCATCTGGCGCAAGCGCCTGGCCCTGCGCCGCGAGCGCATCCGCTCGGTGGACCTCACCGCGGACCCGGTGCTGCGGGTGCTCGGTGTGGTCACGGTGCGGGTGGGCACGGGCGAGCACGCCGGGGCGGAGGGCACCGTGACCCTCTGGCCGCTGCGCCGCGCATCCGCCGAGGCGCTGCGCGCCACCCTGCTGGCGCACGCCGCGCGTCCCGCCGGCCCGGACGCGCCCGCCGACGGGACGCTGGTCCGGTTCGACCGCGGCTGGATCCGGTACGCGCCGCTGTCCTTCCTCACCCCGACGCTGGGCGCCGCCGCCGCGGGCGGCACGCTCCAGGTGGCGGAGTGGTTCGGCATGCAGGAGCGCGCGATCGGCATCGTCGGCTCCTGGTTCGGCCTCGCGCACTTCCTGGTCGTCACCCTGGCGCTGGCCGTGGGCCTGCTCATCGTGGGCGGCGTGGCCGCCCTGGCGATCTGGGTCGAGACCTGGTGGAACCACACGCTGGACCGCCAGGCCGACGGCACGCTCCATGTGCGGCGCGGCCTGCTCACCACCCGGTCGATCTCGCTGGAGGAGTCCCGCCTGCGGGGTGTGGAGCTGGTTGAGCCGCTCGCCGCCCGCCTGGCGGGCGGGGCGCGCGTGGACGCCGTCGCGACCGGGCTCTCCACCAGCGACGAGGACAAGACGGAGAGCAAGACCCTCCTGCCCGTAGTGCCCCGGGAGCTCGCGAACCAGGTGGCGGCGGCCGTGCTGCGCGAGCCCGCCGCTCCCCCGACGTCGGCCCCGCTCACCCCGCATCCCACGGCGGCGCTCGGGCGCCGGCTGCGCTGGGCGATCGCTGTGGTGGTCGCTGCCGAAGTAGTCCTGGTGGCGCTCGGCGCGGTGCTCACGCCCGTGCTGCTCCACCTGGCCTGGATCACCACACTGCTGCTCATCCCGGTGGCGGTGCTGCTGGCTTACGACGCCTACCGGGCGCTCGGCCACACGCTCGCCGGCGACTACCTGGTCGCGCGCAGCGGCACGGTGCGCCGCGCGACGGTGGCGCTCCAGCGGCGCGGCATCGTGGGCTGGACCGTGCGGCAGTCGATCTTCCAGCGGCGGGCGGGGCTCATCACGGTCCTCGCCACGACCGCGGCGGGCACCGGCGCCTACGCCGTGTACGACGCCGCGGAGGCCGACGGGCTCGCGCTCGCCGACGCCGCCGTCCCCGGCCTGCTCCGGCCGTTCCTGGTCGGCGCGCCGGTCAGAGCGAACGCCGCCGCCGACCAGGCGAACGCAGAGTAG
- a CDS encoding PH domain-containing protein, with amino-acid sequence MTTPKTDDSHNQALSLRPPRNAVDPRAVGWWSVQLVLWAGVPVAVLAVLGVLIPPARWWFLVPAGVLLVLGAAWVIALPRLWFRHHRWEVTEDAVYTRTGWFFQEWRVAPLSRIQTVDTVRGPLEQRFGLATLTVTTASAKGAVKVEGLDAETAAALAADLTLATQATPEDAT; translated from the coding sequence GTGACGACGCCGAAGACCGACGACAGCCACAACCAGGCCCTGAGCCTGCGTCCCCCACGGAACGCCGTGGACCCCCGCGCCGTGGGGTGGTGGTCCGTGCAGCTCGTCCTGTGGGCCGGCGTCCCCGTGGCGGTCCTGGCGGTGCTGGGCGTGCTGATCCCGCCGGCACGGTGGTGGTTCCTCGTGCCCGCCGGGGTGCTGCTGGTCCTCGGGGCGGCCTGGGTGATCGCGCTGCCCCGGCTGTGGTTCCGCCACCACCGCTGGGAGGTCACCGAGGACGCCGTCTACACCCGCACCGGGTGGTTCTTCCAGGAGTGGCGGGTCGCGCCGCTGTCGCGCATCCAGACCGTCGACACGGTCCGGGGGCCGCTGGAGCAGCGCTTCGGGCTGGCGACGCTCACGGTGACGACGGCGTCGGCCAAGGGCGCGGTCAAGGTCGAGGGGCTCGACGCCGAGACGGCCGCCGCCCTGGCCGCTGACCTCACGCTCGCCACCCAGGCCACCCCCGAGGACGCGACGTGA
- a CDS encoding lysostaphin resistance A-like protein gives MTTSPLPAAPSRVGATHRPGWPEIGVAAAVYVVVFLVAPGPILQATEDSAIARGLALAALSGVMGLAAFFGAYALRLRSWSAFGVRRISGRWVLISVGLGLVALLVTRLVVLVVVAITGGLAGDPQGDYRSAAAGGALALTLQLLFIAVLTPIGEEFAFRGVLTNALGRYGVWISVVVSTLVFALAHGINLALAPAVVVGLISALLFVRTRSVWPGVIVHGVNNGLGTLLPVLLGLTA, from the coding sequence ATGACCACCAGCCCCCTACCCGCTGCCCCGTCCCGCGTGGGCGCGACCCACCGTCCCGGCTGGCCCGAGATCGGCGTGGCCGCGGCCGTGTACGTGGTCGTGTTCCTGGTCGCCCCGGGGCCGATCCTGCAGGCCACCGAGGACTCCGCGATCGCTCGCGGGCTCGCGCTCGCCGCGCTCTCCGGAGTCATGGGGCTCGCCGCGTTCTTCGGGGCCTACGCCCTGCGGCTGCGCAGCTGGTCTGCGTTCGGCGTCCGGCGCATCAGCGGTAGGTGGGTGCTGATCAGCGTGGGGCTCGGGCTGGTCGCGCTGCTGGTGACGCGGCTCGTGGTCCTCGTTGTCGTCGCGATCACCGGCGGCCTCGCCGGGGATCCCCAGGGCGACTACCGGTCCGCCGCCGCGGGCGGCGCGCTCGCGCTGACGCTCCAGCTCCTGTTCATCGCGGTGCTCACCCCCATCGGCGAGGAGTTCGCGTTCCGCGGCGTGCTCACCAACGCGCTGGGCCGCTACGGCGTGTGGATCAGCGTCGTGGTGAGCACCTTGGTGTTCGCGCTCGCGCACGGGATCAACCTCGCGCTGGCGCCCGCGGTCGTCGTCGGCCTGATCAGTGCGTTGCTGTTCGTTCGCACCCGCTCCGTGTGGCCCGGCGTGATCGTGCACGGCGTCAACAACGGCCTCGGCACCCTCCTCCCGGTGCTGCTCGGGCTGACCGCCTGA
- a CDS encoding ABC transporter substrate-binding protein, whose amino-acid sequence MRRKFPLVMAAAAAVVTLAACSPTSAASGDASDGPLTPVTVGVIPIVDVAPVYLGVQEGIFEDHGLDVTLALAQGGADIVPAVVSGEYQFGFSNVTSLLAASVGGQPLKVVTPGAFSTGQPGDDFGAVVARADSEIASAVDLPGHTVAVNSLNNIGDTTIRYVVDNAGGDPAAIEFVEMPFPDMPAAVAGGQVDAAWVVEPHLTRAVQEGAKIVSSNFVDTNADLLVAAYFTSDDEIAQDPDTVEAFTAAMEESLTFAQEHPAETRAVLDTYTEIDPVVKEVMTMPRFASELDASSLQLLADLGLQYGMFDEAVDSSRLLPSPTPAG is encoded by the coding sequence GTGCGACGCAAGTTTCCTCTCGTGATGGCAGCCGCGGCTGCGGTCGTGACCCTGGCTGCGTGCAGCCCCACCTCGGCCGCGTCCGGGGACGCATCCGACGGGCCGCTGACCCCCGTCACGGTCGGTGTCATCCCGATCGTGGACGTCGCCCCGGTCTACCTGGGCGTCCAGGAGGGCATCTTCGAGGACCACGGGCTGGACGTCACCCTTGCGCTCGCGCAGGGCGGAGCAGACATCGTGCCGGCCGTCGTCAGTGGCGAGTACCAGTTCGGCTTCAGCAACGTGACCTCGCTCCTGGCGGCGTCCGTCGGGGGCCAGCCGCTCAAGGTCGTGACCCCGGGGGCCTTCTCCACGGGTCAGCCTGGCGATGACTTCGGCGCCGTGGTCGCACGCGCCGACTCGGAGATCGCGAGTGCGGTGGACCTGCCCGGCCATACGGTGGCGGTCAACTCCCTCAACAACATCGGCGACACGACGATCCGCTACGTGGTGGACAACGCCGGTGGCGACCCGGCAGCAATCGAGTTCGTCGAGATGCCGTTCCCCGACATGCCGGCTGCCGTGGCCGGGGGTCAGGTCGACGCCGCATGGGTGGTGGAACCGCACCTGACCCGGGCGGTGCAGGAGGGCGCCAAGATCGTCAGCTCCAACTTCGTCGACACCAACGCCGACCTCCTCGTCGCGGCCTACTTCACGTCCGACGACGAGATCGCGCAGGACCCGGACACCGTCGAGGCTTTCACGGCGGCCATGGAGGAGTCCCTGACGTTCGCCCAGGAGCACCCGGCCGAGACCCGTGCCGTTCTCGACACGTACACCGAGATCGACCCGGTCGTGAAGGAGGTCATGACGATGCCCCGCTTCGCATCGGAGCTCGACGCGTCGTCGCTCCAGCTGCTGGCCGACCTCGGCCTGCAGTACGGCATGTTCGACGAGGCCGTCGACTCGAGCCGGCTCCTGCCTTCGCCCACGCCGGCGGGGTAG